In Nitrospirota bacterium, the DNA window ACATCTGCGCCGAGCAGGGAGAATGATTTTATTTCAGCGGCCGATTCAAGACGCGGCCCCTCTACTGCAACGTATGTTCCACCGCTCCTCACACGGACTTTGACGCGCTTCCCGGCTTTTAACAATGTCCGGCGGAGCTCCGGGCAGTAAGGCTCTGTGAAGTCGATGTGAACGACGCCTTCTTTGCCGTCATAAAATGTAGATCTTCTGTTCCTCGTCATGTCAATAACCTGATCAAGGACCACGATGTCTCCGGGTTTCAGTCCCTTTTTGATCCCGCCTACCGCGCTGATTGAAAGAATTCTCTCGACGCCGAGCTTTTTGAATCCGTAGATGTTCGCCCTGTAGTTGATCATGTGTGGAGGGATGTCGTGGTGTTTGCCGTGGCGCGGAAGGAATACGATTTCGGTATTTCCCATTTTGCCGATGAGATATTGCCCTGAAGGCTTGCCGAACGGGGTCGTGATATTTTTCCTGCCTTTTAAGACGAGACCTTTGATCTCATATAACCCGCTTCCGCCGATAACGCCGATTTTTGACATATCAACCTCCTATAATGTTTAATAAAACTGGACTGTTAATAATGTCAGATTAGTAAAAAGGATTCAAGACCCTTGTCAAAACTTATGATTAAGATCCCGGATGAGCTGTTGCTGAAGATTATCAGGAAGGCGCTGTCAAACGG includes these proteins:
- the mtnP gene encoding S-methyl-5'-thioadenosine phosphorylase, yielding MSKIGVIGGSGLYEIKGLVLKGRKNITTPFGKPSGQYLIGKMGNTEIVFLPRHGKHHDIPPHMINYRANIYGFKKLGVERILSISAVGGIKKGLKPGDIVVLDQVIDMTRNRRSTFYDGKEGVVHIDFTEPYCPELRRTLLKAGKRVKVRVRSGGTYVAVEGPRLESAAEIKSFSLLGADVVGMTGMPEASLARELEICYSGISVVANYAAGISRQKLTVSEVMNAMKATTEQLKLLLKETFTLVPEQRKCPCAEALKEATI